Proteins from one Rhodoflexus caldus genomic window:
- a CDS encoding CCA tRNA nucleotidyltransferase: protein MNFAELLHQTPVFMQVAEAAHELNVPGYMVGGYVRDLVLRRHHKPDVDFVCVGSGIRWAERVAERLEALYGQPVSLAVYKNFGTAMVQAPDMTLEFVGARKESYRADSRKPIVEDGTLQDDQLRRDFTINAMAISLNKADFGTLIDPFDGQGDLRRKLIKTPLDPDITFSDDPLRMMRAIRFATQLNFDIAPETFEAIIRNRERMSILSMERITDELNKIILSNVPSYGFKLLFISELLHQFFPEMVALHGVETINGHSHKDNFYHTLKVLDNLCAYSDDLWLRWAAILHDIAKPATKRYYPKQGWTFHGHEEKGARMVPHIFRRLKLPMNEKMKFVQKLVRLHLRPIALVKETVTDSAIRRLLFEAGDDIDCLMKLCRADITSKDGAKVKKYLQNFDRVEQKIAEVEARDKIRNFQPVITGEIIMETFNITPGKAVGDIKIQVREAILDGKIRNEFEEAYPFMLEIGKKLGYEPVKIITQA from the coding sequence ATGAATTTTGCCGAATTACTGCACCAAACACCTGTGTTCATGCAGGTAGCGGAGGCTGCACACGAACTTAACGTACCCGGCTACATGGTAGGCGGCTATGTACGCGACCTTGTGCTGCGTCGCCATCACAAGCCCGATGTGGATTTTGTTTGCGTAGGCAGCGGTATCCGCTGGGCAGAGCGCGTTGCCGAGCGCTTGGAAGCACTCTACGGGCAACCGGTCAGCCTTGCGGTGTACAAAAACTTCGGCACGGCAATGGTACAAGCCCCCGATATGACGCTGGAATTTGTCGGAGCACGCAAAGAGTCTTACCGCGCCGATTCCCGCAAGCCCATTGTGGAAGACGGCACCCTGCAAGACGACCAACTGCGCCGCGATTTTACCATCAACGCCATGGCTATCAGCTTGAACAAGGCAGACTTCGGCACGCTGATAGACCCTTTTGACGGGCAAGGCGACCTGCGGCGAAAGCTCATCAAAACACCCTTAGACCCCGATATTACATTTTCGGACGACCCGCTGCGCATGATGCGGGCAATCCGATTTGCCACGCAACTCAATTTTGACATTGCGCCCGAAACCTTTGAGGCAATCATCCGCAACCGCGAGCGCATGTCTATCCTTTCCATGGAGCGCATCACGGACGAGTTGAATAAAATCATCCTCTCCAATGTGCCTTCTTATGGGTTCAAACTGCTGTTTATCAGTGAATTACTGCATCAGTTTTTCCCTGAAATGGTGGCGCTGCACGGTGTAGAAACCATTAATGGACATTCGCACAAAGACAACTTCTATCATACGCTCAAAGTATTAGACAACCTCTGCGCCTATTCGGATGACCTTTGGCTGCGCTGGGCTGCCATTCTGCACGACATCGCCAAGCCGGCCACGAAGCGCTACTACCCTAAACAGGGTTGGACATTCCACGGGCACGAAGAGAAAGGCGCACGCATGGTGCCGCACATTTTCCGCCGCCTCAAATTGCCGATGAACGAAAAAATGAAGTTTGTGCAAAAACTCGTTCGTCTGCATTTGCGCCCCATTGCGTTGGTGAAAGAAACCGTAACCGACTCTGCCATCCGCCGCCTGTTGTTTGAAGCAGGCGATGACATTGACTGCCTGATGAAACTTTGCCGCGCCGATATTACCTCCAAAGACGGCGCAAAAGTGAAAAAATACCTACAAAATTTTGACCGTGTAGAACAAAAAATCGCCGAGGTAGAAGCTCGCGACAAAATTCGCAATTTTCAACCCGTTATTACCGGAGAAATTATCATGGAAACTTTTAATATTACTCCGGGAAAAGCCGTCGGCGATATCAAAATTCAAGTGCGAGAAGCTATATTAGACGGGAAAATCCGCAACGAATTTGAAGAGGCTTATCCTTTTATGCTGGAAATAGGCAAAAAATTAGGCTATGAGCCTGTCAAAATCATTACACAAGCATAG
- a CDS encoding SDR family oxidoreductase — translation MLQGTKIVVTGGAGFIGSNLCEYLLAQGASVVCLDNLSTGSRKNITDLEKNPHFTFIQGDIRDLSTCLAAFAGADYVLHQAALGSVPRSIKDPHTTNEVNVAGFLNALEAARQTGVKRFVYASSSSVYGDLTESPKVEERTGNLLSPYAVSKYTNELYAGVYQLLHGLPCIGLRYFNVFGRRQNPLGEYAAVVPRFINQLKKGERPTIFGDGTQSRDFTYIDNVIQANVKALTSPPESTGKCYNVACGATISLNQLFATMVSLAARYQPDVVNIQPIYAPPRPGDIPFSLASIKRGKKLLDYHPTHSFEEGLAEAIEWYWTQDY, via the coding sequence ATGTTGCAAGGCACGAAAATCGTAGTTACCGGAGGCGCAGGCTTCATTGGCAGCAATCTGTGTGAATACCTGTTAGCACAAGGCGCATCAGTCGTTTGTTTAGATAATCTCTCAACAGGCAGCAGAAAAAATATAACAGATTTAGAAAAAAATCCTCATTTTACCTTCATCCAAGGTGATATCCGCGATTTATCAACCTGCCTTGCAGCCTTTGCCGGGGCCGACTATGTGCTGCATCAGGCTGCGCTCGGTTCTGTGCCGCGCTCTATTAAAGACCCCCACACCACCAACGAAGTAAACGTGGCGGGCTTTCTTAATGCGCTTGAAGCCGCACGTCAGACAGGCGTGAAGCGTTTTGTCTATGCCTCCAGTTCATCGGTTTACGGCGACCTGACCGAATCGCCGAAGGTAGAAGAGCGCACGGGCAACCTGCTATCACCTTATGCGGTTAGCAAATACACCAATGAGTTATATGCAGGCGTTTATCAGTTGTTGCACGGGCTTCCTTGCATTGGTCTGCGCTACTTCAACGTATTCGGCAGAAGACAAAACCCGCTGGGCGAGTATGCTGCGGTAGTCCCCCGATTTATCAACCAACTGAAAAAAGGCGAGCGACCCACTATTTTCGGCGATGGCACGCAATCGCGCGATTTTACCTACATAGACAATGTGATTCAGGCGAACGTAAAAGCCTTGACAAGCCCCCCCGAATCGACGGGTAAGTGCTACAACGTTGCTTGTGGCGCAACCATTTCGCTGAATCAATTATTTGCTACCATGGTATCACTCGCAGCCCGTTATCAGCCCGACGTAGTCAATATTCAGCCGATATATGCGCCCCCCCGCCCGGGCGATATCCCGTTTTCACTGGCAAGCATCAAACGCGGTAAAAAGCTGTTAGATTACCATCCTACACACTCTTTTGAAGAAGGTTTGGCAGAAGCCATCGAGTGGTATTGGACGCAAGACTATTAG
- a CDS encoding glucose 1-dehydrogenase: MNKLTNKVAVITGAGAGMGKAITLLFAAEGCKVVAADINQARLDALREEITQSGGQVVTILANMAVEADIENMIQTAVSQFGTLDILVNNAGIMDHFAPVGELDNAMWDKVMKVNVEGPMKAMRSAVKIFLAKGSGNIINIASVGGLQGARAGAAYTASKHALIGLTKNTGFMYSKSGIRCNAIAPGAVNTSISETIDFTKITPLVNDRIMSGMVLNPRTGEPIEIAKAALFLASDDSSFVNAEVLVVDGGWRAY, from the coding sequence ATGAACAAACTGACAAACAAAGTGGCCGTCATCACGGGAGCGGGTGCCGGCATGGGCAAAGCCATAACCCTTCTTTTTGCGGCCGAAGGTTGCAAAGTAGTAGCCGCCGATATCAATCAGGCACGTTTGGATGCCCTTCGCGAGGAAATTACACAATCGGGCGGGCAGGTTGTTACCATACTTGCCAATATGGCAGTAGAGGCCGACATTGAAAACATGATTCAAACGGCAGTATCGCAATTCGGCACTTTGGATATTCTGGTGAATAATGCGGGTATTATGGATCACTTTGCTCCTGTCGGAGAGTTGGATAATGCCATGTGGGATAAGGTGATGAAAGTGAACGTAGAAGGCCCGATGAAGGCCATGCGCAGTGCCGTCAAAATTTTTCTTGCCAAAGGCAGCGGCAATATCATCAATATTGCTTCGGTAGGAGGTTTGCAGGGTGCACGTGCAGGCGCAGCCTATACCGCCAGCAAACATGCGCTCATCGGTCTGACCAAAAATACGGGCTTTATGTACAGCAAATCGGGGATTCGGTGCAATGCCATTGCGCCGGGGGCGGTAAATACAAGCATCAGCGAAACCATAGATTTCACTAAAATTACTCCTTTAGTCAATGACAGAATCATGTCGGGGATGGTGTTGAACCCGCGCACAGGAGAGCCGATTGAGATTGCTAAAGCAGCCCTTTTTTTGGCCAGTGACGATTCAAGTTTTGTCAATGCGGAGGTGCTTGTGGTAGATGGCGGGTGGCGGGCTTATTAG